A stretch of the Oceanicola sp. D3 genome encodes the following:
- a CDS encoding alpha/beta hydrolase — translation MKTALLLTLATSLVASAAHAEVLRDVAYGEGDRNQLDLYLPDGVENPPVVLFIHGGRWFRNDKSQINVLDRADALMEAGIAVASMNYTYSTNAIWPAQKDDVAEALRFLSDHGADYGYDAGEIAVWGQSSGAHLALWAGIIAAQEADINLQGVVSWYAPSNLTDIAADRAKDDVPDRDMGDGPTPEAQLIGAPVADSPDLADAASPVAVISQLPEDVQLPPMLLMHGTQDIIVSPLQSDRLYDTLKDRGAEASLTRVEGASHGGELFAPMVPQVIDFLHTRFAD, via the coding sequence ATGAAAACCGCCCTCCTCCTCACCCTCGCCACCAGCCTCGTTGCCAGCGCGGCCCATGCCGAAGTGCTGCGCGACGTTGCCTATGGCGAGGGAGACCGCAACCAGCTGGATCTCTACCTCCCCGACGGCGTCGAAAACCCGCCCGTGGTGCTCTTCATCCACGGCGGGCGCTGGTTCCGCAACGACAAGAGCCAGATCAACGTGCTGGATCGCGCCGATGCGCTGATGGAGGCCGGAATCGCCGTCGCCTCGATGAACTACACCTATTCAACCAACGCCATCTGGCCCGCGCAAAAGGACGACGTGGCAGAGGCCCTGCGCTTCCTGTCAGACCACGGGGCGGACTACGGCTATGACGCTGGTGAAATCGCGGTGTGGGGCCAAAGCTCCGGCGCGCATCTGGCGCTCTGGGCCGGGATCATCGCCGCCCAAGAGGCGGACATAAACCTGCAAGGCGTCGTGTCCTGGTATGCGCCGTCAAACCTGACAGACATCGCCGCCGACCGCGCCAAAGATGATGTGCCAGACCGGGACATGGGCGACGGCCCCACGCCCGAGGCCCAGCTGATCGGCGCGCCCGTGGCCGACAGCCCCGATCTGGCCGATGCCGCCAGCCCCGTCGCGGTGATCTCCCAACTGCCGGAGGATGTGCAACTGCCCCCGATGCTCCTGATGCATGGCACGCAAGACATCATCGTCTCCCCCCTGCAAAGCGACCGCCTCTATGACACGCTCAAGGACCGCGGCGCCGAGGCCAGCCTGACCCGCGTCGAAGGCGCCAGCCACGGCGGAGAACTCTTCGCCCCGATGGTCCCGCAGGTCATCGACTTCCTGCACACCCGCTTCGCCGACTGA
- a CDS encoding 6,7-dimethyl-8-ribityllumazine synthase, whose product MTKSPQFAFIKARWHADIVDQALVGFEQRLAELGLDAAVDTYDVPGAFEMPLLAQKLAESGRYAAIAAAALVVDGGIYRHEFVAQAVVSGLMEAGLKTGVPVLSVSLTPHHFQPSDDHHGFFHAHFVKKGREAADAAVQVTALHEALQPGSAAAAA is encoded by the coding sequence ATGACAAAATCCCCCCAATTTGCCTTCATCAAGGCGCGCTGGCATGCCGATATCGTGGATCAGGCCTTGGTTGGCTTCGAGCAGCGGCTTGCGGAGCTGGGCCTTGATGCAGCGGTTGATACCTATGATGTGCCGGGCGCGTTCGAGATGCCCTTGCTGGCGCAGAAGCTGGCCGAGAGCGGGCGCTACGCTGCCATTGCCGCGGCGGCGCTGGTGGTGGATGGCGGTATCTATCGCCATGAGTTTGTGGCGCAGGCGGTGGTTTCGGGTTTGATGGAGGCCGGGTTGAAGACGGGTGTGCCGGTTCTCTCGGTATCGCTCACGCCGCACCACTTTCAGCCCTCGGATGACCATCACGGGTTTTTCCACGCGCATTTCGTGAAGAAGGGGCGGGAGGCTGCGGATGCCGCGGTGCAGGTGACCGCGCTGCATGAGGCCCTGCAGCCGGGCAGCGCAGCCGCTGCGGCCTGA
- a CDS encoding sugar-binding transcriptional regulator: MIARVAQMYHVEGQRQAAIAKHLRISQATVSRMLKKAQEEEIVRTTVVSPSGTYAELETGLRQQFNLAEAIVVECTEDRDAAIMARIGEAAAHFVEATLQTDEIIGVSSWSETILRMVENIHPMKSGKARYVVQTLGGMGNPTVQMHANQLTTRLAKLTGAEAHVLSAPGVAQSREAKLVLLGDPYVRETMDLFARITLAIVGIGAVEPSGMLARSGNVFTSRELADVAEAGGVGDMSLRFFDAEGAFVKTPLDDRVIGLTLEELAKVDRVIALAGGQSKTEAIRGALNTGIIDLLITDKFTAERLVTSGDQHAAVE, from the coding sequence ATGATCGCCCGCGTCGCCCAGATGTATCACGTCGAGGGCCAAAGACAGGCCGCGATCGCCAAGCATCTGCGGATATCGCAAGCCACCGTCTCGCGGATGCTGAAGAAAGCGCAGGAAGAAGAGATCGTCCGCACCACGGTCGTCTCGCCCTCCGGCACCTACGCAGAGCTCGAAACCGGGCTGAGGCAGCAGTTCAACCTGGCCGAAGCAATCGTCGTCGAATGCACCGAAGACCGTGACGCCGCCATCATGGCGCGCATTGGCGAGGCGGCGGCGCATTTCGTGGAAGCGACCCTGCAAACCGACGAGATCATCGGCGTGTCGAGCTGGTCCGAAACCATCCTTCGCATGGTCGAAAACATCCACCCGATGAAGTCCGGCAAAGCCCGCTACGTCGTGCAAACGCTCGGCGGCATGGGTAACCCGACCGTGCAGATGCATGCCAACCAGCTGACAACCCGGCTGGCCAAGCTCACCGGAGCCGAAGCGCATGTGCTGAGCGCGCCGGGCGTGGCACAGTCGCGGGAGGCAAAACTCGTGCTGCTGGGCGATCCCTACGTGCGCGAAACGATGGACCTCTTCGCCCGCATCACCCTCGCCATCGTCGGGATCGGCGCGGTGGAACCCTCGGGCATGCTGGCCCGCAGCGGCAACGTGTTCACATCCCGGGAATTGGCCGATGTGGCAGAGGCCGGCGGCGTGGGTGACATGAGCCTGCGCTTCTTCGACGCCGAGGGCGCTTTCGTCAAAACACCCCTCGACGACCGGGTGATCGGCCTCACCCTCGAAGAGCTCGCCAAGGTCGACCGTGTCATCGCCCTGGCCGGCGGCCAGTCCAAGACAGAGGCCATTCGCGGCGCACTCAACACCGGCATCATCGACTTGCTGATAACCGACAAGTTCACGGCTGAACGCCTCGTTACATCGGGCGATCAGCACGCGGCGGTGGAGTAA
- a CDS encoding FGGY family carbohydrate kinase, translated as MAQRVVLAIDEGTTNSKAVLVSEAGEILASGSAPVPTEHPRSGWVQQDANEIWAATQKAITACLASRPEVEIAALGISNQRESILIWDRETGAPLGPVVTWQCRRTSAACEALKQAGHEADVIARTGLPIDPLFPAPKAAWLIENHGAASSEICIGTVDSWLIWKFSGGAVHATDRSNAARTQLFNLSESRWDDQLCALFKIDPAMLPEVKDSAHVFGQTRGTGVMPDGIPIASAIGDSHAALFGHGAFGHGDGKITFGTGSSVMTTIPDFIEPPKGITTTIAWSLNGQSTYAFEGNILVSASILPWTATLLGLDGVEALLDLAQTVDTSGEVSLIPAHVGLGSPYWDSEARGLICGLSFGAGPAHIARAAVESMAFQVQDIYAIMSHAAGGIGRLSVDGGPSGNPFLMQLVADYINHAVTPNKNSEASAIGAAYLAGLATGVWPDLDTLAGLVKRGTKIAPQMAEEPRHGDLERWRKAVARVLCDV; from the coding sequence ATGGCGCAGAGGGTTGTTCTGGCAATCGACGAAGGCACGACAAATTCCAAAGCCGTGCTGGTCTCCGAAGCTGGCGAAATCCTCGCCAGCGGCTCTGCGCCAGTGCCAACCGAGCACCCCCGGTCCGGATGGGTACAACAGGACGCAAACGAAATCTGGGCCGCCACGCAAAAGGCCATCACCGCCTGCCTCGCAAGCAGGCCAGAGGTCGAAATCGCGGCTCTCGGCATTTCCAACCAGCGAGAATCCATCCTGATCTGGGATCGCGAGACGGGCGCGCCACTCGGCCCGGTGGTCACGTGGCAATGCCGCCGCACCTCCGCCGCCTGCGAAGCGCTCAAGCAGGCCGGGCATGAGGCTGACGTCATCGCACGGACCGGCCTGCCGATTGATCCGCTGTTCCCGGCCCCCAAAGCCGCCTGGCTGATCGAGAACCACGGCGCGGCCTCCAGCGAGATCTGCATCGGCACCGTCGACAGCTGGCTGATCTGGAAGTTCTCAGGCGGCGCGGTCCACGCCACCGACCGATCCAATGCGGCGCGCACCCAGCTCTTCAATCTGTCTGAAAGCCGCTGGGACGATCAGCTCTGCGCCTTGTTCAAGATTGATCCCGCCATGCTGCCCGAGGTGAAGGATTCCGCGCATGTCTTCGGCCAAACGCGGGGCACGGGCGTCATGCCGGACGGCATTCCAATCGCCTCTGCCATCGGAGATTCCCATGCGGCGCTATTCGGGCACGGTGCCTTTGGCCACGGCGACGGCAAGATCACCTTCGGCACCGGGTCTTCCGTCATGACGACGATACCGGATTTCATAGAACCGCCGAAGGGCATCACCACAACCATCGCCTGGTCCCTGAATGGCCAGTCCACCTATGCCTTCGAAGGCAACATCCTCGTCAGCGCCTCCATCCTGCCCTGGACGGCCACGCTGCTCGGTCTGGACGGCGTCGAAGCACTGCTCGACCTCGCACAAACCGTCGACACATCGGGCGAGGTGTCGTTGATACCGGCGCATGTCGGCCTTGGCTCACCCTACTGGGATTCCGAGGCACGCGGGCTGATCTGCGGCCTCTCCTTCGGGGCCGGTCCGGCCCATATCGCCCGCGCCGCCGTCGAAAGCATGGCGTTTCAGGTGCAGGATATCTACGCCATCATGTCTCACGCGGCCGGCGGCATTGGCCGGCTCTCCGTCGATGGCGGCCCCAGCGGCAATCCGTTCCTGATGCAGCTGGTGGCCGACTACATCAACCATGCGGTGACCCCCAACAAGAACTCCGAGGCCTCAGCCATCGGCGCGGCATATCTCGCCGGTCTGGCCACCGGGGTCTGGCCCGATCTCGACACGCTGGCCGGGCTGGTCAAACGCGGCACCAAGATCGCGCCCCAAATGGCTGAGGAGCCCCGCCACGGCGACTTGGAACGCTGGCGAAAGGCCGTTGCACGTGTGCTTTGCGACGTGTAA
- a CDS encoding transketolase family protein, with the protein MNMPFDTAKLHDCRNTFVGVLEEIAADNTDIVAVVNDSVGSSKLGDFRDKFPERLINVGIAEQNMVGVGAGLANGGKIPFVCAAAPFLTGRALEQIKADVAYSETNVKLVGISSGMAYGDLGPTHHSIEDFAWVRALPNVPVIAPADRAETAAVIRWAAAYEGGCFLRLSRVGVPDLLPEDHVFELGKANTLRDGSDVTIIANGVLSHRAVTAAAILEGRGISARVLNMACVRPIDENAIIQAAQDTGALLTCEEHTTFGGLGSAVAEVVVDHHPVPMARLGVPGVFAHTGSANTLLDDFGMAPEAIADSAAELLKRKG; encoded by the coding sequence ATGAACATGCCTTTCGACACAGCAAAACTCCACGATTGCCGCAACACCTTCGTCGGCGTGCTTGAGGAGATCGCCGCCGACAACACCGACATCGTCGCGGTGGTCAACGACTCGGTCGGCTCGTCCAAGCTGGGCGACTTTCGAGACAAGTTCCCGGAACGGCTGATCAATGTCGGCATTGCCGAGCAAAACATGGTCGGCGTCGGCGCCGGGCTGGCCAATGGCGGCAAAATCCCCTTTGTCTGCGCCGCCGCACCCTTCCTGACGGGGCGCGCGCTGGAACAGATCAAGGCCGATGTCGCCTATTCCGAAACCAACGTGAAGCTGGTCGGCATCTCCTCGGGCATGGCCTATGGCGATCTTGGCCCAACCCACCATTCCATCGAGGATTTCGCCTGGGTGCGCGCCCTGCCCAACGTGCCGGTCATCGCGCCCGCCGACCGCGCCGAAACCGCCGCCGTGATCCGCTGGGCAGCGGCGTATGAGGGCGGGTGCTTCCTTCGGCTCAGCCGCGTCGGCGTGCCCGACCTGCTGCCAGAAGATCACGTCTTTGAATTGGGCAAGGCCAACACATTGCGCGACGGCTCCGATGTGACGATCATCGCCAATGGCGTGCTCAGCCACCGCGCAGTCACCGCCGCCGCCATCCTTGAAGGCCGGGGCATCTCGGCCCGCGTGCTCAACATGGCCTGCGTGCGCCCCATCGACGAAAACGCCATCATCCAAGCTGCGCAAGATACCGGCGCCCTCCTCACCTGCGAAGAGCACACCACCTTCGGCGGGCTCGGCAGCGCCGTGGCCGAGGTTGTTGTTGACCACCACCCGGTGCCGATGGCACGGCTCGGCGTGCCCGGGGTCTTCGCCCATACCGGGTCGGCCAATACGCTCCTCGACGATTTCGGCATGGCGCCCGAGGCGATTGCCGACAGCGCGGCGGAGCTGTTGAAGAGAAAAGGATAA
- a CDS encoding transketolase, with protein MTPFDLAAMANRIRRRDLQAVFEAGAGHIGGEMSVTDLLTALYFHTMNVNPDAPQDPARDRLVLSKGHTALALYITLSEKGFIPKEEISTFLQHRSRLNGHPNRVKVPGVETNTGPLGHGLPVGVGMAKAAQLDGASWRTFVITGDGEMQEGSNWEAIMAAAQFKLDNLTLIIDHNRLQQGARLADTNNIAPIAPKLEAFGWAVEEIDGHDMEQICRALSPETITAGKPKCIVAHTNKGQGISFMSDNVAWHHKVPSEDQYKQAMAELEEAAQ; from the coding sequence ATGACCCCGTTTGACCTTGCCGCAATGGCGAATCGTATCCGCCGCCGCGACCTGCAGGCCGTCTTCGAAGCCGGCGCCGGTCATATCGGCGGTGAAATGTCGGTGACTGATCTGCTGACGGCGCTCTACTTCCACACCATGAACGTAAACCCGGACGCGCCGCAGGATCCCGCGCGCGACCGTCTGGTGCTCAGCAAGGGGCACACGGCCCTCGCGCTCTATATCACCCTCTCCGAAAAGGGCTTCATCCCGAAGGAAGAGATCTCAACCTTCCTTCAGCACCGCTCACGGCTGAACGGCCACCCCAACCGGGTCAAGGTGCCGGGGGTCGAAACCAACACAGGCCCGCTCGGTCACGGGCTGCCGGTTGGCGTCGGCATGGCCAAGGCCGCGCAACTCGACGGCGCAAGCTGGCGCACCTTCGTCATCACCGGCGACGGCGAGATGCAGGAAGGCTCCAACTGGGAGGCGATCATGGCCGCCGCGCAGTTCAAGCTCGACAACCTGACCCTGATCATCGACCACAACCGCCTGCAACAGGGCGCGCGGCTGGCCGACACCAACAACATCGCGCCCATCGCGCCCAAGTTGGAAGCCTTCGGCTGGGCCGTTGAAGAGATCGACGGTCACGACATGGAGCAAATCTGCCGCGCCCTCTCCCCCGAGACGATCACTGCCGGAAAGCCAAAATGCATCGTCGCCCACACCAACAAGGGCCAAGGCATTTCCTTCATGTCCGACAACGTCGCATGGCACCACAAGGTGCCCTCCGAAGATCAATACAAACAGGCCATGGCCGAGCTTGAGGAGGCCGCACAATGA
- a CDS encoding ABC transporter permease, with protein MSQATAPQKPKLSEMLSLSGTTGPLIGLLLLCAFLGVATDSFLSFRNFLNIADQITVLGIMAVGMTFVILIGGIDLSVGSILALAMMVLGYLNVEAGVPMTFAILGALAAAAVAGAISGLLITEFKVPAFIATLAMMSIARGVANMITNGSQIIGFPAWFNMSAIIRYGGFLTLTVAVMLIVFSAAFFFQRYREGGRKLYAIGGNPEVARLAGINVKRMTVLVYTASALLSGLAGVLLAARLDSVQPSSGVAYELDAIAAVVIGGTSLSGGSGGVIGTIIGVLIIGVLRNGLNLLSVSPFLQAVIIGLVIVLAVAAETFKQRGK; from the coding sequence ATGTCCCAGGCGACCGCACCCCAGAAACCAAAACTGTCCGAAATGCTGTCGCTCAGCGGAACGACCGGCCCGCTGATCGGGCTTTTGCTGCTCTGTGCCTTCCTCGGCGTTGCGACCGATTCCTTCCTGTCGTTTCGCAACTTCCTGAACATTGCCGACCAGATCACCGTTCTGGGAATCATGGCGGTGGGGATGACCTTCGTGATCCTGATCGGCGGTATCGACCTTTCGGTGGGCTCGATCCTCGCACTGGCGATGATGGTGCTGGGCTATCTCAATGTGGAGGCAGGGGTGCCCATGACCTTTGCCATACTGGGGGCGCTGGCCGCTGCTGCCGTGGCGGGGGCCATTTCGGGGCTGCTGATTACCGAATTCAAGGTGCCTGCCTTCATTGCCACCTTGGCGATGATGTCGATCGCGCGGGGCGTGGCGAACATGATCACCAATGGCTCCCAGATCATCGGGTTTCCGGCGTGGTTCAACATGAGTGCGATCATCCGCTACGGCGGGTTCCTGACCCTTACGGTTGCGGTGATGCTCATTGTGTTTTCAGCGGCGTTCTTCTTTCAGCGTTATCGGGAGGGTGGGCGCAAGCTTTATGCCATTGGCGGCAACCCGGAGGTGGCGCGGTTGGCTGGTATCAACGTCAAGCGGATGACGGTGCTTGTTTACACCGCATCGGCGCTGCTGTCGGGCCTTGCCGGGGTGCTGCTTGCTGCGCGGCTCGACTCTGTGCAGCCAAGCTCGGGCGTGGCCTACGAGCTTGATGCCATCGCCGCTGTGGTGATTGGCGGCACCAGCCTTTCGGGAGGATCGGGGGGTGTCATCGGCACCATTATCGGCGTGCTGATCATCGGCGTTCTGCGCAACGGGCTGAACCTGCTGAGCGTTTCGCCGTTCTTGCAGGCTGTCATCATCGGGCTGGTCATCGTGCTGGCTGTCGCCGCCGAGACCTTCAAACAACGCGGAAAGTGA
- a CDS encoding substrate-binding domain-containing protein — translation MKSKLKAALAATALVATAGSAAAEIEKIGLAVPNLQADFFNQIKLGVEGYAAEKGIEVIVVDAKNDTATQVSQVQDLMTQGIDAFIYIPAGAAAAAVPTRLARAEGIPVINVDRTPEGAPGDTFIAGESVESAYQVCNHIIGLAGGEGKMAIIHGQKGTTPEVLRFEGCKRAIDENPGVELVTQQWSQMWSPDEGFSIAQNMLQANPDLKLIFGQADGLAMGAAKAVDVAGLSEQVIIGGYDGDVAALEYLAKCEGPFIVTATQSTQLMGRLAVDSAIKVAAGEEVPERQIPNAVLTTCEDAPAYVEKHP, via the coding sequence ATGAAATCCAAGCTGAAAGCCGCTCTTGCAGCGACTGCACTTGTCGCGACGGCGGGCTCCGCTGCTGCCGAGATCGAGAAGATCGGCCTTGCCGTGCCGAACCTGCAGGCCGACTTCTTCAACCAGATCAAGCTGGGCGTTGAAGGCTATGCCGCCGAGAAAGGCATCGAGGTTATCGTGGTGGACGCCAAGAACGACACCGCCACTCAGGTTAGCCAGGTGCAGGATTTGATGACCCAAGGCATCGACGCCTTCATCTACATCCCCGCCGGTGCCGCTGCTGCTGCCGTTCCCACCCGTCTGGCCCGCGCCGAGGGCATACCGGTGATCAACGTTGACCGCACGCCCGAGGGCGCACCGGGCGACACTTTCATTGCCGGTGAAAGCGTGGAATCCGCCTATCAGGTTTGCAACCACATCATCGGCCTGGCCGGTGGCGAGGGCAAAATGGCAATCATCCATGGCCAGAAGGGCACCACGCCGGAAGTTCTGCGCTTTGAGGGCTGCAAGCGCGCCATCGACGAGAACCCGGGCGTTGAGCTGGTGACGCAGCAATGGTCGCAGATGTGGTCGCCCGACGAAGGCTTCTCGATCGCGCAGAACATGCTGCAGGCGAACCCCGACCTGAAACTGATCTTTGGTCAGGCTGACGGCCTTGCCATGGGCGCGGCCAAGGCTGTTGATGTGGCCGGGCTTTCGGAACAGGTGATCATCGGTGGTTATGACGGCGATGTTGCCGCGCTGGAATACCTCGCCAAATGCGAAGGCCCCTTCATCGTTACTGCCACCCAGAGCACCCAGCTGATGGGCCGCCTTGCGGTGGATTCTGCGATCAAGGTTGCAGCCGGAGAAGAGGTGCCGGAGCGCCAGATCCCGAACGCGGTTCTGACCACCTGTGAGGATGCCCCGGCTTACGTCGAGAAGCATCCCTGA
- a CDS encoding sugar ABC transporter ATP-binding protein produces MTSDSKSPILTLRNIHKSYGPIEVLHGIDMDVHAGEVVALLGENGAGKSTVSNVISGTVLPSSGEMIWQGASYAPANPREAIDAGVGMIHQELLLLPQLSIAENIFVGRYPMKNGRLDRKTMEERAQYGLQRLGLDISPRRTVEGLSTASQQLIEIAKALTLNAKLLILDEPTAALGGEETQLLFRQIERLKSEGVGIIYISHRLEEIKQIADRIVVMRDGDKVQEFDTADLPVRTIVEAMVGRSMEQMFPPLAEPTEEPVLEVSGLSSPEGRFDDVNFTVRKGEIFGIAGLVGAGRTELVRAIAGADPIKAGSIRLNGKDVTPSSPREAIENGIVLVPEDRKLQGVVLSHSIAENIAYSNLETVGRKGWITTARVRDFAKDNIEKFGVKGRGNQNAGELSGGNQQKVVIAKWLARNPRVVLLDEPTRGIDVGARSSIYEMIRGLADEGVAVIVVSSDLEEVLGVSNRILVMAAGRQSGILDHSEANDVSVMELATA; encoded by the coding sequence ATGACCTCTGACAGCAAGTCTCCCATCTTGACCCTGCGCAATATCCACAAGTCCTATGGACCGATTGAGGTGTTGCACGGGATCGACATGGATGTGCACGCGGGTGAGGTTGTGGCGCTGCTGGGTGAGAACGGTGCCGGAAAGTCGACGGTTTCAAATGTCATCTCTGGAACGGTTCTCCCTTCGTCCGGTGAAATGATCTGGCAGGGCGCGTCCTACGCGCCCGCCAACCCACGCGAGGCGATCGACGCTGGTGTTGGCATGATCCATCAGGAACTGCTGCTGCTGCCGCAACTCTCGATTGCCGAAAACATCTTTGTCGGGCGCTACCCGATGAAGAACGGCCGGCTTGACCGAAAGACCATGGAAGAACGTGCCCAATATGGGTTGCAGCGCCTCGGGCTCGATATTTCGCCCCGGCGCACGGTTGAGGGCCTGTCGACCGCCAGCCAGCAGCTGATCGAGATTGCCAAGGCGCTGACGCTGAATGCCAAGCTGCTGATCCTCGATGAGCCGACCGCGGCGTTGGGGGGCGAGGAAACCCAGCTTCTGTTCCGCCAGATCGAGCGGCTGAAGTCTGAAGGCGTCGGCATTATTTACATTTCTCACCGGTTGGAAGAGATCAAGCAGATCGCCGACCGGATCGTCGTTATGCGCGATGGTGACAAGGTTCAGGAATTCGACACGGCTGATCTGCCGGTGCGCACCATCGTGGAGGCTATGGTTGGGCGCAGCATGGAACAGATGTTTCCGCCGCTGGCCGAGCCAACCGAGGAGCCGGTGCTGGAGGTATCTGGCCTGTCGTCGCCGGAAGGCCGGTTTGACGATGTGAATTTCACCGTCCGCAAGGGCGAGATCTTTGGCATTGCCGGGCTGGTTGGTGCAGGGCGCACCGAGCTGGTGCGCGCGATTGCCGGGGCCGATCCGATCAAAGCGGGCAGCATCCGGCTGAACGGCAAGGACGTGACCCCCTCGTCGCCGAGGGAGGCTATCGAGAACGGCATTGTGCTCGTTCCCGAGGATCGCAAGTTGCAGGGTGTGGTGCTGAGCCATTCGATTGCCGAGAACATCGCCTATTCCAACCTGGAGACGGTAGGCCGCAAGGGCTGGATCACTACGGCCCGGGTGCGCGACTTTGCCAAGGATAATATCGAGAAGTTCGGCGTGAAGGGGCGGGGCAACCAGAATGCTGGTGAACTGTCTGGCGGCAATCAGCAGAAGGTGGTTATCGCCAAGTGGCTGGCCCGCAATCCCCGCGTTGTGCTGCTGGACGAGCCCACGCGGGGCATCGACGTTGGCGCGCGGTCTTCGATTTATGAAATGATCCGGGGGCTGGCGGATGAGGGCGTGGCGGTGATTGTTGTCAGCTCCGACCTTGAAGAGGTGCTGGGCGTATCCAACCGCATTCTGGTGATGGCGGCGGGGCGGCAGTCCGGCATCCTTGACCACAGCGAGGCGAATGACGTCTCGGTCATGGAACTGGCCACCGCCTGA
- a CDS encoding glucose 1-dehydrogenase yields the protein MNRFEGKTVVVTGGNKGIGFAIAQRFASEGANLVIASVEAQVEEAAAALREAGAKAVGVICDVTDREAVTALYDRAEEEFGAVDISVQNAGIITIAKIEDLTEGEWDATMEVNTKGVFLCCQEAIRRMRKSGNGGRLINMASGQARDGFIYTPHYAASKFGVMGMTQSLAKEVALDNITVNAICPGIIKTDMWDYNDRVWGEMLGGFGPGELMESWVQNIPMKRAGEGKHVAALAAFIASEDADYITGQTINVDGGLIMS from the coding sequence ATGAACCGTTTCGAGGGAAAGACCGTTGTTGTCACCGGCGGCAACAAGGGCATCGGATTTGCCATTGCCCAACGCTTTGCGTCCGAGGGGGCCAACCTTGTGATCGCTTCGGTCGAGGCGCAGGTGGAGGAGGCCGCCGCCGCGCTGCGCGAGGCCGGGGCGAAGGCGGTTGGCGTGATCTGTGACGTTACCGACCGCGAGGCGGTTACCGCGCTGTATGACCGGGCCGAGGAAGAGTTTGGCGCCGTCGATATCTCGGTGCAGAACGCCGGGATCATCACCATCGCCAAGATCGAAGACCTCACCGAGGGCGAATGGGATGCGACGATGGAGGTCAACACCAAGGGTGTGTTCCTTTGCTGTCAGGAGGCGATCCGGCGGATGCGCAAGTCTGGCAACGGCGGGCGGTTGATCAACATGGCCTCGGGGCAGGCGCGTGATGGCTTTATCTATACCCCGCATTATGCCGCCTCGAAGTTTGGCGTCATGGGCATGACCCAGAGCCTCGCCAAGGAAGTGGCGCTCGACAACATCACCGTCAACGCGATCTGCCCCGGCATCATCAAGACCGACATGTGGGACTACAATGACCGGGTTTGGGGCGAGATGCTGGGCGGTTTCGGCCCCGGTGAGCTGATGGAAAGCTGGGTCCAGAACATCCCGATGAAGCGGGCGGGCGAGGGCAAGCATGTGGCTGCCCTTGCGGCCTTCATCGCCAGCGAGGACGCCGACTACATCACCGGCCAGACCATCAACGTGGATGGCGGGTTGATCATGTCCTGA
- a CDS encoding SDR family oxidoreductase has protein sequence MDGIKLNAPALFDLSGRVALVTGAGSGIGQRIAMGLAQCGADVALLDRRTDDGLAQTAAFIAEAGRKSVQIATDVTRAEALAEAVTRTEAELGPLRLAVNAAGIANAAPCEEMPEDQYQTLMDINMKGVWLSCQAEARAMLAHGQGGSIVNIASMSGVIVNRGLDQVHYNTSKAGVIHMSKSMAMEWVGRGIRVNSISPGYTATPMNTRPEMVHQTREFESQTPMQRMADVDEMVGPAVFLLSEAASYCTGVDLLVDGGFCCW, from the coding sequence ATGGACGGTATCAAACTGAACGCGCCCGCGCTGTTCGATCTTTCGGGGCGCGTGGCGCTTGTGACCGGGGCGGGCAGTGGCATTGGGCAACGCATCGCGATGGGGCTGGCCCAATGCGGCGCAGACGTGGCGCTGCTCGACCGGCGCACGGATGATGGCTTGGCGCAGACAGCCGCATTCATCGCGGAAGCGGGGCGAAAATCCGTTCAGATCGCCACCGACGTCACGCGTGCAGAGGCGCTGGCCGAGGCGGTGACGCGCACCGAGGCTGAGCTTGGCCCGCTGCGCCTTGCGGTCAACGCCGCCGGGATTGCCAATGCCGCGCCCTGCGAGGAGATGCCGGAAGACCAGTACCAGACGCTCATGGATATCAACATGAAGGGCGTGTGGCTGTCTTGCCAAGCCGAGGCGCGGGCGATGCTGGCGCATGGTCAAGGCGGGTCGATCGTCAACATCGCCTCGATGTCGGGCGTGATCGTCAATCGTGGCCTCGATCAGGTGCATTACAACACCTCCAAGGCCGGGGTGATCCACATGTCGAAGTCGATGGCGATGGAATGGGTGGGGCGCGGTATCCGGGTGAACTCGATCTCGCCCGGCTATACGGCAACGCCGATGAACACCCGGCCCGAGATGGTCCACCAGACCCGCGAGTTCGAGAGCCAGACGCCGATGCAGCGCATGGCGGATGTTGACGAAATGGTTGGCCCGGCGGTGTTTTTGCTTTCGGAAGCGGCCTCTTACTGCACCGGTGTCGATCTTTTGGTCGATGGCGGCTTTTGCTGCTGGTGA